In the Novosphingobium sp. 9 genome, one interval contains:
- the purQ gene encoding phosphoribosylformylglycinamidine synthase subunit PurQ, with product MSFTSAVITFPGSNCDRDMATALEKVSGTAPHRVWHGDAELPEGLDFIALPGGFSYGDYLRCGAIASRSPVMQAVIAAANRGVPVLGVCNGFQVLTESGLLPGALLRNSVIRFVCRDVKLTVENNQSLFTAGYAQGQEISIPVAHHDGNYHADAETLDRLEGEGRVAFRYAEQVNGSARGIAGVLNEAGNVLGMMPHPERAIESTHGGTDGRALFESAIRGLIEA from the coding sequence CACCTTTCCCGGCTCCAACTGCGACCGCGACATGGCGACGGCGCTGGAGAAGGTCTCCGGCACCGCGCCGCACCGCGTGTGGCACGGCGATGCCGAGCTTCCCGAGGGTCTGGACTTCATCGCGCTGCCGGGCGGGTTCTCCTATGGCGATTACCTGCGCTGCGGGGCAATTGCCTCGCGCTCGCCGGTCATGCAGGCCGTGATCGCGGCGGCGAACCGAGGCGTGCCGGTGCTCGGGGTGTGCAATGGCTTCCAGGTGCTGACCGAAAGCGGTTTGCTGCCGGGCGCTCTGCTGCGCAACTCGGTGATCCGCTTCGTGTGCCGCGATGTGAAGCTGACGGTCGAGAACAACCAGTCGCTGTTCACCGCCGGTTACGCGCAGGGCCAGGAAATCTCGATTCCCGTCGCGCACCACGATGGCAACTACCACGCCGATGCCGAGACGCTGGACCGCCTCGAAGGCGAGGGCCGCGTGGCGTTCCGCTATGCCGAGCAGGTCAACGGTTCGGCGCGCGGCATTGCCGGTGTCCTCAACGAGGCAGGCAATGTTCTGGGCATGATGCCGCACCCCGAACGCGCGATCGAGAGCACCCATGGTGGCACCGATGGCCGCGCGCTGTTCGAAAGCGCGATCCGGGGTCTGATAGAGGCCTGA
- a CDS encoding putative bifunctional diguanylate cyclase/phosphodiesterase, producing the protein MRASVSPSPSSSLPLLAVVGLTTPAGRADINEWGRLRALQHAGASERGMRLAIQLAGGFVAAVLSLHDVHPAVLSSWIAALLASLWLLTKKASHAARTGAQPVPLPSALLNAAVWAVPILVTPLLLGQMLALKLWFVIAVLMTASGLLLPAAPLAALAFIIVTGLSSVAGFAMARAFDMTAISLAFTAVIAFGTAENARRFLSARIAEAGRDENQEVVSLLLREFEDNKADWLWQTDMNRRVRTASPRFAFALGRHAADTEGLPFVQLVSGSAWETGRFPPSLHELAERLKHRAPFSNLLVRVNIDEEWRWWELSGTPRFDTSGAFEGFRGVGSDVTEARESSERIAWMARYDTLTGLPNRTMLTDALAEALADVERWKTRCAFLMIDLDRFKAVNDTLGHHIGDQLLARVAERLKDLLSETELCGRLGGDEFAIVMRDVRDDAQVRAVAEKVIARLSQPYEVDRHTLYVGASVGSSVGPRDGQSVEALMRNADLALYRSKGKGGNGHFTYEPALHVQAEERRQLEFALRQALDNNEMFLNFQPVVAANEENVVAFEALLRWNSRDHGLIPPDRFIPVAEETRLIVPIGEWVLREACLEALNWPDHIRVAVNVSGEQLLAPDFGDTLVSVLSETGLSPHRLELEVTESIFLRDAVQAQATLEQAMALGCRIALDDFGTGYSALGYLRQLRFSTIKVDRSFVRGVSDGSVESLAIIRAVVAMAESLELSTTAEGVETQRDLDMIRALGCRNVQGFLFGRPMSASDARSLFHTQQTQQA; encoded by the coding sequence ATGCGCGCTTCTGTTTCGCCGAGCCCTTCTAGCTCGCTGCCCTTGCTGGCTGTGGTCGGCCTGACGACGCCTGCCGGGCGCGCCGACATCAACGAATGGGGGCGCTTGCGGGCTTTGCAGCACGCCGGTGCCAGCGAGCGCGGAATGCGTCTTGCCATCCAGCTTGCCGGCGGTTTCGTGGCCGCCGTGCTATCGCTCCACGATGTACACCCGGCCGTTCTGAGCAGCTGGATCGCGGCCTTACTGGCGTCCTTGTGGCTGCTCACCAAAAAGGCCAGCCATGCTGCCCGTACAGGCGCCCAACCGGTTCCCTTGCCCTCTGCCCTGTTGAACGCGGCGGTCTGGGCGGTGCCGATCCTGGTGACGCCGCTATTGCTGGGACAGATGCTGGCCTTGAAGCTGTGGTTCGTGATCGCGGTTCTCATGACCGCCTCGGGCTTGCTGTTGCCCGCAGCGCCGCTCGCCGCGCTGGCGTTCATCATAGTGACAGGCCTTTCCAGCGTCGCCGGCTTCGCCATGGCCCGTGCGTTCGACATGACCGCGATCTCGCTCGCCTTTACGGCTGTGATCGCCTTCGGTACGGCGGAGAATGCCCGTCGGTTCCTGTCCGCGCGTATCGCCGAAGCCGGACGCGACGAAAATCAGGAAGTCGTTTCGCTGTTGCTGCGCGAATTCGAGGACAACAAGGCTGATTGGCTGTGGCAGACCGACATGAACCGCCGTGTTCGCACGGCCTCCCCGCGCTTCGCCTTTGCGCTCGGTCGTCATGCCGCTGACACCGAAGGCCTGCCGTTCGTTCAACTGGTATCAGGTTCTGCCTGGGAGACCGGACGCTTCCCCCCCAGCCTCCATGAACTGGCAGAACGACTGAAGCATCGCGCACCGTTCTCCAACCTGCTCGTTCGCGTCAACATCGACGAGGAGTGGCGGTGGTGGGAACTTTCCGGAACCCCGCGTTTCGATACGAGCGGCGCATTCGAAGGTTTTCGCGGCGTCGGCTCGGACGTGACCGAAGCCCGCGAAAGCTCTGAACGAATCGCCTGGATGGCGCGCTACGACACGCTGACCGGACTGCCCAATCGCACCATGCTGACCGACGCGCTCGCCGAAGCGCTGGCCGATGTCGAACGCTGGAAAACCCGCTGCGCCTTCCTGATGATCGATCTCGACCGCTTCAAGGCGGTGAACGATACGCTGGGCCATCACATCGGCGATCAACTGCTGGCCCGCGTTGCCGAGCGACTGAAGGATCTATTGAGCGAGACTGAGTTGTGCGGGCGCCTCGGCGGCGACGAGTTTGCGATCGTCATGCGCGATGTCCGCGACGATGCGCAAGTGCGCGCGGTTGCCGAAAAGGTCATCGCGCGGCTCTCGCAGCCTTACGAGGTGGACCGTCACACGCTTTACGTAGGAGCTTCGGTAGGCTCCTCTGTCGGCCCGCGCGACGGGCAGAGCGTGGAAGCGCTGATGCGTAACGCCGATCTCGCGCTCTATCGCTCGAAAGGCAAGGGCGGCAATGGGCACTTCACTTACGAACCCGCGCTCCATGTCCAGGCCGAAGAACGACGACAGCTGGAATTTGCCCTGCGACAGGCGCTCGACAACAACGAAATGTTCCTGAACTTCCAGCCTGTCGTGGCGGCCAACGAGGAAAATGTCGTCGCTTTCGAGGCGCTGCTGCGCTGGAACAGCCGCGATCACGGCCTGATTCCGCCGGACCGTTTCATTCCGGTCGCCGAAGAAACACGCCTGATCGTGCCCATCGGTGAGTGGGTGCTGCGCGAGGCATGTCTTGAGGCGCTGAACTGGCCGGACCATATCCGCGTCGCCGTCAACGTTTCGGGCGAGCAGTTGCTCGCACCCGACTTCGGCGACACGCTGGTGTCTGTGCTCAGCGAGACCGGCCTTTCCCCGCACCGCCTCGAACTGGAAGTCACCGAAAGCATCTTCCTGCGCGATGCCGTACAGGCGCAGGCCACACTGGAGCAGGCCATGGCACTGGGTTGCCGGATCGCGCTCGACGATTTCGGCACCGGCTACTCGGCGCTGGGCTATCTGCGCCAGTTGCGGTTCTCGACGATCAAGGTCGACCGCTCGTTCGTGCGCGGCGTCTCGGACGGCAGTGTCGAAAGCCTGGCGATCATCCGCGCGGTTGTGGCGATGGCGGAAAGTCTCGAACTCTCCACCACCGCCGAAGGCGTCGAAACCCAGCGGGACCTCGACATGATCCGGGCGCTTGGCTGCCGCAATGTCCAGGGCTTCCTGTTCGGCCGCCCGATGAGCGCCAGCGACGCCCGCTCGCTGTTCCACACCCAGCAGACCCAGCAGGCCTGA